A genomic region of Vicia villosa cultivar HV-30 ecotype Madison, WI unplaced genomic scaffold, Vvil1.0 ctg.001709F_1_1, whole genome shotgun sequence contains the following coding sequences:
- the LOC131636375 gene encoding probable CCR4-associated factor 1 homolog 9, with the protein MFTKDMFTTKPYCAPSTMIRSVWSSNLESEFKLISSLVDSYPIISMDTEFPGVVVLPGSTDLPFHSQSSDTHYSFLKANVDDLNIIQVGLTLSDANGNLPNLGTSNFFIWEFNFCDFDVEHDIHNHDSIELLRSQGIDFAKNKKLGIDSICFAELLMSSGLVCNEDVSWVTFHSPYDFGYLVKALTQRALPQDLDDFLVLVRIYFGNAIYDVKHMVKFCEGLYGGLDRVSKTLNLDRFAGKSHQAGSDSLLTLHIFQKIRDIYFGSDVDQMSKYTGVLYGLEKLI; encoded by the coding sequence ATGTTCACAAAAGACATGTTCACCACAAAGCCTTATTGTGCTCCATCAACTATGATTCGATCGGTGTGGTCATCCAACCTTGAATCTGAGTTCAAGTTGATAAGTTCATTGGTTGATTCCTATCCAATTATTTCCATGGACACTGAGTTTCCTGGTGTTGTCGTCCTTCCTGGCAGTACAGATTTGCCTTTCCATTCTCAAAGTTCTGATACCCACTACTCTTTTTTGAAGGCTAATGTGGACGACCTTAATATTATCCAGGTTGGACTCACTCTCTCTGACGCCAATGGTAACCTTCCAAACCTCGGAACTTCTAATTTTTTCATTTGGGAATTTAATTTCTGTGATTTTGATGTTGAACACGACATCCATAATCATGATTCTATAGAACTTCTTCGAAGTCAAGGTATTGACTTCGCAAAAAATAAGAAACTTGGTATTGATTCAATATGTTTTGCTGAACTTTTGATGTCATCTGGACTTGTTTGTAATGAGGATGTAAGTTGGGTTACATTTCATAGTCCTTATGATTTCGGTTACCTTGTTAAGGCACTTACACAACGTGCTTTGCCTCAAGATCTTGATGATTTTTTAGTGTTAGTTCGTATTTATTTTGGAAATGCTATTTATGATGTCAAGCATATGGTGAAGTTCTGTGAAGGTCTCTATGGTGGTTTGGATAGAGTTAGTAAGACTTTGAATTTAGACCGCTTTGCTGGGAAGAGTCATCAGGCTGGTTCAGATAGTTTGCTAActcttcatatttttcaaaagataagAGATATTTATTTTGGTTCAGATGTTGATCAAATGTCCAAGTATACTGGTGTGTTGTATGGCTTAGAAAAGTTGATTTGA